A genomic stretch from Juglans microcarpa x Juglans regia isolate MS1-56 chromosome 3S, Jm3101_v1.0, whole genome shotgun sequence includes:
- the LOC121257514 gene encoding mechanosensitive ion channel protein 8-like: MRAVESSEHGEVVVKIDEGDSNSKDVVDTVKNDKKNKICRESSYVSGEMSLDMDELRPNHRNLNLPSVTESPEKPQMSKELNISNVGVEAADDNYVRHRNKEPSYDREQQPQSQQCRDGGSGDLGGEEVRSCTSNASFQRKSSLSRAKTKSRLMDPREELERRSERVPRSGQLPGLPPKALEEDEDDPFWEDLPDEYRKTKLSALTVLEFVSLVVIIAFFICSLFIPYLKEKNLWKLKLWKWQVLILVLICGRLFSVWGIRILVFFIERNFVLRKRVLYFVYGVRKAVQNCLWLGLVLLAWHFLFDKKVERESKSDKLKYVTKVLLCLLSGTLVWLVKTLMVKVLASSFHVSTYFDRIQESLFTQYVIETLSGPPLSEIRNAEEEEARLSDEVNKLQNAGATVPHDLKATAFPPPKSGRVIGSSGLLPRSSGVKNDKLYQAMPKKGDDQGISIDHLHKLNPKNVSAWNMKRLMRIVRNGTPTTADEQILDATNEDGSNTQIRSELEAKAAAKKIFQNVARHGAMYIYLEDLMRFLREDEALKTVGLFEGAFETRRISKSSLNNWVVNVFRERRALALTLNDTKTAVNVLHRGLNVLVSIAMLVICLLILGIATTKFLLFLSSQLLLVAFIFGSTCKALFEAIIFIFVMHPFDVGDRCEIEGVQMVVEKMNILTTVFLRYDNAKVFYPNSVLCTKPINNFYRSPEMGDAIEFYVHISTPAEKIATIKHRIISYVEGKEEHWYPAPMFVFMNMEELNRVKLAVWLTHRMSHQDMGERWVRRSLLVEEMVKILIELDIHYRLLPVDINIRTMPHVSSTQLPCTWTTTSTS; encoded by the exons ATGAGGGCAGTTGAGTCATCCGAACACGGAGAAGTCGTCGTTAAAATCGACGAGGGAGATTCAAACAGTAAGGATGTAGTGGATACCGTTAAGAACGACAAGAAGAATAAGATTTGTAGGGAGTCCAGCTATGTATCCGGCGAGATGTCTCTGGACATGGATGAGCTCCGCCCCAACCATCGGAATCTGAACTTACCTTCGGTGACAGAGTCTCCGGAGAAGCCCCAGATGTCTAAGGAGCTCAATATCTCGAATGTTGGGGTTGAGGCCGCAGACGATAATTATGTGCGACATCGTAACAAGGAACCGTCTTACGACAGAGAGCAACAACCACAGTCGCAACAATGTCGCGATGGTGGGTCTGGGGATTTAGGTGGAGAGGAGGTGAGGTCATGTACATCAAATGCATCGTTTCAAAGAAAGTCGAGCTTGTCGAGAGCGAAAACAAAGTCGCGGCTGATGGACCCACGTGAAGAGCTAGAGAGGCGATCGGAACGGGTTCCTAGGTCGGGTCAGCTCCCCGGCTTACCTCCGAAGGCgttggaagaagatgaagacgatcCATTCTGGGAGGACTTGCCGGACGAGTACAGGAAGACGAAGCTGAGCGCTTTGACTGTATTGGAATTTGTGAGTTTGGTTGTGATAATTGCCTTTTTTATTTGCTCTCTTTTTATTCCTTATCTGAAAGAGAAGAACTTGTGGAAGCTCAAACTGTGGAAATGGCAAGTTCTGATATTGGTTTTGATATGTGGGAGGTTGTTTTCTGTGTGGGGGATTCGGATCCTAGTGTTCTTTATAGAAAGGAATTTCGTTTTACGTAAAAGGGTTCTTTATTTTGTATATGGTGTACGAAAGGCCGTGCAGAATTGTCTGTGGTTAGGGCTTGTTTTGCTAGCttggcattttctttttgataagaaGGTTGAGAGAGAGTCCAAGAGTGATAAGCTTAAGTATGTGACTAAGGTGCTTTTGTGTTTGTTGTCGGGTACCTTGGTCTGGTTGGTGAAGACCCTTATGGTGAAAGTTTTGGCTTCTTCTTTCCATGTTAGTACCTATTTTGATAGGATTCAGGAGTCTTTGTTTACTCAGTATGTGATTGAGACGCTTTCGGGGCCGCCATTGAGTGAGATTCGGAAtgcagaggaggaggaggctaGGCTTTCTGATGAGGTCAATAAGTTACAGAACGCTGGTGCTACTGTGCCCCATGATCTCAAGGCAACTGCTTTCCCTCCACCAAAGAGTGGAAGGGTTATAGGGAGTAGTGGACTTCTGCCGAGGAGCTCAGGTGTGAAAAATGACAAACTGTATCAGGCAATGCCCAAGAAGGGAGATGATCAAGGGATAAGCATTGATCACCTACATAAGTTGAATCCGAAGAATGTATCGGCTTGGAATATGAAGAGGTTGATGAGGATTGTTCGGAACGGGACTCCTACTACCGCGGATGAACAGATATTGGATGCCACGAACGAGGATGGGTCTAATACACAAATTAGGAGTGAGTTGGAGGCGAAAGCTGCAGCCAAGAAGATATTTCAGAATGTCGCCAGGCATGGGGCCAT GTACATCTACTTGGAAGATTTGATGCGATTCTTGCGGGAAGATGAGGCTTTGAAAACCGTGGGTCTCTTTGAAGGAGCCTTTGAGACCAGGAGAATTAGCAAATCATCCTTAAATAACTGGGTG GTCAATGTATTTAGAGAGAGGAGAGCACTCGCTTTGACGTTGAATGATACCAAAACAGCCGTGAATGTACTTCATCGTGGTTTGAACGTGTTAGTTAGCATTGCTATGTTAGTTATTTGCCTTCTGATTCTGGGAATCGCCACCACcaaatttcttctctttttaagCTCTCAACTCCTCCttgttgcatttatttttgGGAGCACCTGCAAGGCGTTGTTTGAAGCAATCATCTTCATCTTTGTAATGCATCCGTTTGATGTGGGAGACAGGTGTGAGATTGAAGGAGTTCAG atgGTTGTAGAAAAAATGAACATCTTGACTACTGTATTTCTGAGATACGACAACGCGAAGGTTTTTTATCCGAACAGTGTTCTTTGTACCAAGCCTATCAATAACTTCTATCGCAGTCCTGAAATGGGAGATGCTATTGAATTCTACGTCCATATATCAACTCCGGCAGAGAAGATTGCCACCATTAAACATAGAATTATAAG TTATGTTGAGGGCAAGGAAGAGCACTGGTATCCTGCACCCATGTTTGTATTCATGAATATGGAAGAGTTAAACAGAGTGAAGTTGGCTGTTTGGCTGACACACAGAATGAGCCATCAAGACATGGGAGAAAGGTGGGTAAGGAGATCTCTTTTAGTTGAAGAGATGGTTAAGATTCTCATTGAGCTTGACATTCATTACCGCCTGTTGCCTGTCGACATTAATATCCGCACCATGCCTCATGTGAGCTCCACCCAACTTCCCTGTACTTGGACGACAACCAGTACTAGTTGA